GAAGCTGTCCAGCGTATCGGACACCTCCACCTCGAAGCCTTCCTCCATCAGGACACCGGCAAAAATCGCCGCCACCTCATTCGGCTCATGGCCGTCCCATCCGCCTTTTACAATCAGTGCCTTCTTCGCCATATCACGTTCTCCTTTTTTCTCCTGAAATCTACCTGACAACATTGTAATCGATAGCGGGCAGTCCATCTCGCCATTTTGCTTGTAGGAGTGGTCATTTTTTGCTAAATTTAAGATTGCATTATCCTAATAGCAGGTAATCATTGAAACCGCTTCCTGATTAGTTCAGGGAATGGTGAGAACAGGAGCAGGTATGAGAGCTTTTCATGAAAATAGAACCTACGGGTCAGCGTTCCCCTTCACTGCCTTCGTCAGCCACAATATCGATTTCCTGGCCCACTGGCATAACGATCTGGAGATCGTCTATGTGCTGGAGGGCTCGATCCGCATGGGGATCAATTCGGAGACGAAGGTGCTGAACGCCGGGGACATGGCCGTGTGCAGCAGCGGCGACATCCATTATTATGACAGTAAGAACAGCCAGTCCAAGCTGCTGATGATTATTTTCAACCCTTCGCTGATCGGGTATCCGGCCGGGTGGCCGCTGAATATGCGGCTGGAGTCCCCTTTTCTGGAGAACCGCCCGTCCAGTCCTGAAGAAGAGCTTGTCCTTGTCCGTCTGCATACCATCATGCAGGAACTGTTGAAGGAGCGGACCCGCAAGCTTCCGTATCATGAGCAGTTAATAACCGGGCTGCTGCACGAGCTGTGTGCCCTGATTCTGCGGCATATGCCGCTGGATATCATCGATCCCCACAAGGATAAGCGGCGGATTACGAATATGAAGATCATGCAGGAGGTACTGGAATACCTCGACGTCCATTACATGCAGCCCATCACCCTGGCCGACGCCGCAAGGCACGCTAACATGAGCCTGTTCTATTTCTCCCGCTTCTTCAAAAGCATCTCAGGCATGAGCTTCGTCGCTTACCTGAACAGTATCCGTGTCAATCAGGCGGAACGGCTGCTGCTCGCCACCGACAAAAGCATTCTCGACATTGCTCTGGAATGCGGCTTCACCAACATCCGCACCTTCAACCGTGTATTCAAGCAGGTCAAGCTGCGGACACCGAGTGAGCTGCGTTAGCACACCGCTGCCTCTACTATAGAGGTTGGCCAAATATATAATAAGTACTAGGTTGTCACCGTCTCCGTGGGGAATCTCCAAGAATAGGATGAAAGAACCCTATTTCAAGGAGGGAAATCTATTGTCGAATCCCAATATACCCAATATCAGCCCCACGGTTACGTTAACAAGGGACGATGTCATTAACCTGCTGTTGTCCTCCATTGCCATGGAGGAGCTGGCACTTGCCCATATTATTAATGCTGAGGGTGAGAAAATCCAGTTCGTTTTGGGGACTCTGACTGGAATCAGCGGTCCTTCCGGCCAAGTATGAAGCTGAGTGGCAGGTTCTCAGATTATATAATATGTAATTTTTTACTCTATAATCGTAACCCAAGGAAGCCGACAGCAAGTAGTCAGCTTCCTTATTTATATTACTTTTAATTCACAAGA
This region of Paenibacillus sp. FSL K6-1096 genomic DNA includes:
- a CDS encoding AraC family transcriptional regulator, translated to MRAFHENRTYGSAFPFTAFVSHNIDFLAHWHNDLEIVYVLEGSIRMGINSETKVLNAGDMAVCSSGDIHYYDSKNSQSKLLMIIFNPSLIGYPAGWPLNMRLESPFLENRPSSPEEELVLVRLHTIMQELLKERTRKLPYHEQLITGLLHELCALILRHMPLDIIDPHKDKRRITNMKIMQEVLEYLDVHYMQPITLADAARHANMSLFYFSRFFKSISGMSFVAYLNSIRVNQAERLLLATDKSILDIALECGFTNIRTFNRVFKQVKLRTPSELR